Proteins encoded together in one Lathyrus oleraceus cultivar Zhongwan6 chromosome 5, CAAS_Psat_ZW6_1.0, whole genome shotgun sequence window:
- the LOC127086878 gene encoding E3 ubiquitin-protein ligase RMA1H1 has translation MALNQYFAEGVNQIDSLEGKSSQEMWKCSGADAISGSSGFDCNICLECVQDPVVTLCGHLYCWPCIYKWLNFHGQAQENQKEKPQCPVCKTEISKSSLVPLYGRGQTPSPSKGNAQQLRSVIPPRPPSPSWMTNLPRSLDAGTVSQHTSQVYHPHYHNHTHRNTSPMLNTGGSLINPLDTSYGVFGEMIYARIFGNQVTDVYTYPNSYNLSGISNPRIRRHLRRADKSLGRICFFLLCCTVLFLLLF, from the coding sequence ATGGCCTTAAATCAGTATTTTGCTGAGGGTGTGAACCAAATTGATTCCTTGGAAGGTAAATCATCTCAGGAAATGTGGAAATGTTCCGGTGCTGACGCAATTTCAGGTTCAAGTGGCTTTGACTGCAACATATGTCTGGAGTGTGTGCAAGATCCAGTGGTCACTCTTTGTGGCCATCTCTACTGCTGGCCCTGCATTTACAAATGGCTTAATTTCCATGGCCAAGCTCAAGAGAACCAGAAGGAAAAGCCGCAATGTCCAGTATGCAAAACAGAAATTTCAAAATCATCACTTGTTCCGCTTTACGGCCGCGGCCAAACCCCATCGCCTTCCAAAGGCAATGCTCAGCAACTAAGGAGTGTCATACCACCGAGACCGCCCAGTCCTTCTTGGATGACTAACTTGCCAAGATCACTTGATGCTGGAACTGTTTCACAACACACTTCTCAAGTTTATCATCCTCATTATCATAATCATACTCATCGGAACACTTCACCAATGCTCAACACAGGTGGTTCACTGATCAATCCATTGGATACAAGTTATGGTGTCTTTGGTGAGATGATATACGCAAGGATCTTTGGAAACCAAGTGACAGACGTTTATACATATCCGAATTCATACAATCTTTCGGGGATCAGTAATCCTAGGATCAGAAGACATTTGAGGCGAGCTGATAAGTCACTTGGTAGAATCTGTTTCTTCCTCCTTTGTTGCACAGTTTTGTTTCTTCTCTTATTTTGA